In bacterium, the genomic stretch TTTGAACGGTTTCTTTATATTTAAAAATTTAATATTTATTTCATCCCACGAATGAGCCAATTCAGTTGCAGTCATAAACTTTGCTCCTTTATTTTTAAAATAATTGATTAATTTGTCAAATTCTTTTATCGCTTTATCACCACAATTTTTTACAATAAAATCATCTGGCCTTACACTCCCTTCGCCATAGTGTATTTCTCCCTGGAGCATAGGTGTAAATTCCCATGGATGGAAATAGAAACAGAAAACTGGATATATATTTTTCTTCTTAAGATAATTTTGATGATTTTCAATGTGTTTGATAAGCACATCTGCGCCTTCAGTTCGATAAAGGGGCCACTGATCCCGATCTCTGTGATATTGATCTTTACTTTCCATAGCCATATCAGCAAAAATTGGTATTTCTAAAATCTTCATATCACCTTTTTCCAGCCAGTTATCCCTATTGGGATGATAGGGCATAAGCTGTTTTTCATGATAGAACATGGGATATGAAGTATCTACCAGATACCCAAGGTCTTCCAATACATTTAGCATTTTGCTACTTCCCCATAGACGTGGAGCACGAAAAGATTTTATTTTTACCGCAGCTATTTCTTCTACAATATCTGTAGCCTTTTTAATCCGACCTCCTATCTCTTCTGGGAGAAGCGGCACAATACCAGGAATAGGGAACATCTCATCCCCGATAGTTTCGTGAAATAATGAATGACATCCAATTTCATGCCCTTCTATGCCTATCTTTTTAACTGCCTCAGGATACTTTTTAGCTACGTCTCCAGTAATAAAGAAGGTTCCCTTTATTTCATTATCTTTAAGAACCCCTAAGAGATTTGGCAGACCTTTTTCTATACCTTGATAGAATGGTGTCCAGCTGCCAATATCTGTTTCAACATCAAAACCCAATACTACTATCATCTTCGACCTCCTTCTACTGGCTGTGCCATAGTGCAATAATAAGCAAGATTTGGTTGACGCACATCCAGCCTGCCGAATTGAACTACTATCTTTTGGTCGCTTCTTATCCTTAAGGCA encodes the following:
- a CDS encoding polysaccharide deacetylase family protein → MIVVLGFDVETDIGSWTPFYQGIEKGLPNLLGVLKDNEIKGTFFITGDVAKKYPEAVKKIGIEGHEIGCHSLFHETIGDEMFPIPGIVPLLPEEIGGRIKKATDIVEEIAAVKIKSFRAPRLWGSSKMLNVLEDLGYLVDTSYPMFYHEKQLMPYHPNRDNWLEKGDMKILEIPIFADMAMESKDQYHRDRDQWPLYRTEGADVLIKHIENHQNYLKKKNIYPVFCFYFHPWEFTPMLQGEIHYGEGSVRPDDFIVKNCGDKAIKEFDKLINYFKNKGAKFMTATELAHSWDEINIKFLNIKKPFKNEVSDDKRNT